A section of the Planctomycetota bacterium genome encodes:
- a CDS encoding glycoside hydrolase family 2 protein, with translation MVIPASVPGCVHTDLLAAGLIDDPYIADNELGLLWTGRCDWSYAREFSVSERDLEHGHVDLCFDGLDTIATILVNDVEVGRTRNMHRRYRFDIGTHVTPGVNQLEVRFAAPVPHAFDQREKLGDLPVAGGGLNPTSPHNMLRKMSCNMGWDWGPVLPTCGIWRSVRLETWSKARLGDVRPIIREATAERAVIDIDADIEGDVTLLATLTAPDGTAFDATDRTIVVDKPALWFPIGYGPQPRYELALKLRDEDGQILDTRGMLIGLRSVELESDPDTDPPTPADDLGRGSTMRLRVNGEVVYCKGADWIPDDCFPHRVDEQRYRRRLEQAASAHMNMLRVWGGGLFEDDAFYDVCDELGILVWQDFLTACASYHEDDESAAEMEAEARDNVSRLMRHPSVVMLNGCNENLWAYKDWKYNGVPWHEHIGDRGWGLKYYFETFPAVMAELAPTTPYWPASPCNGPTLADFENGDPNANEHGNRHVWNVWHGPGHYLNYFGHWPRFCSEFGFHGPANWPTLERAIPADQRAWDSPTMRLHNKNSRSEIGDGQDKATARMADDFDVPTDFDDWLYLAQVMQARALQIGVGWFRSLYPWNNGALIWQLNDCWPCSSWAMIDGDGRAKPILHAARRFFAPRVVNLGPRRPTAIGGWDQDPGPLRAYLHNDHAEAWSAILRLRQMNYAGQTLAEHTQSVTIPPRAAANVNMPDGWSHDPATFMVAEAEGGERSFWWFTPDKHAPIPSPAFDTEVDGLSVTVRAKTLLRDVCLFVDRLDPNAVASDACVTLLPGESFTFRVDGIDSLDIDAVKRPPVMRVIGDLLRPE, from the coding sequence GTGGTGATCCCCGCGTCGGTGCCGGGTTGCGTCCACACGGATCTTCTGGCGGCGGGGCTGATTGACGATCCGTACATCGCTGACAACGAGCTTGGGCTTCTTTGGACCGGCCGGTGCGATTGGTCCTACGCGCGCGAGTTTTCCGTTTCGGAGAGGGATCTCGAACACGGGCATGTCGATCTCTGCTTCGACGGCCTGGACACCATCGCCACGATCCTCGTCAACGACGTCGAGGTGGGTCGAACGCGGAACATGCACCGCCGGTATCGCTTTGACATCGGCACGCACGTGACCCCCGGTGTGAATCAGCTCGAAGTGCGTTTCGCCGCTCCGGTGCCCCATGCGTTCGACCAACGGGAGAAACTCGGCGATCTCCCCGTCGCGGGCGGCGGCCTGAACCCGACCTCACCGCACAACATGCTCCGGAAGATGTCGTGCAACATGGGCTGGGACTGGGGCCCGGTCCTGCCGACCTGCGGCATCTGGCGCTCGGTGCGTCTCGAGACATGGTCCAAAGCCCGGCTCGGCGACGTCCGGCCCATCATCCGCGAAGCCACCGCCGAACGCGCCGTCATCGACATCGACGCCGACATCGAAGGCGACGTGACGCTACTGGCCACGCTCACCGCACCGGACGGCACGGCCTTCGACGCGACCGATCGCACGATCGTCGTCGACAAACCCGCGCTCTGGTTCCCCATCGGCTACGGGCCGCAACCACGCTACGAGTTGGCGCTCAAACTCCGTGACGAAGACGGACAGATCCTCGACACGCGGGGCATGCTGATCGGCTTGCGCAGCGTCGAACTCGAATCCGATCCCGACACGGACCCACCGACGCCCGCCGACGACCTGGGCCGAGGTTCGACCATGCGCCTGCGTGTCAACGGCGAAGTCGTCTACTGTAAGGGCGCGGATTGGATCCCGGACGACTGTTTCCCGCACCGTGTCGATGAGCAGCGCTATCGCCGGCGACTCGAACAAGCCGCCTCCGCCCACATGAACATGCTCCGTGTTTGGGGCGGCGGACTCTTCGAGGACGACGCCTTTTACGACGTGTGCGATGAGTTGGGCATCCTCGTGTGGCAGGACTTCCTCACCGCCTGCGCCTCGTACCACGAGGACGACGAGTCGGCCGCGGAAATGGAAGCCGAGGCCCGCGACAACGTCAGTCGGCTGATGCGGCACCCGTCGGTCGTCATGCTCAACGGCTGCAACGAAAACCTCTGGGCCTACAAGGACTGGAAGTACAACGGCGTTCCGTGGCACGAGCACATCGGCGATCGCGGCTGGGGGCTCAAGTATTACTTCGAAACCTTCCCCGCCGTGATGGCGGAGCTCGCGCCGACAACGCCCTACTGGCCGGCGAGCCCTTGCAACGGGCCGACGCTCGCCGACTTCGAGAACGGCGACCCCAACGCCAACGAGCACGGCAACCGCCACGTCTGGAACGTTTGGCATGGGCCGGGGCATTACCTGAACTACTTCGGACACTGGCCGCGCTTCTGTAGCGAGTTCGGCTTCCACGGCCCGGCCAACTGGCCGACCCTCGAACGCGCCATCCCCGCCGACCAACGCGCCTGGGACAGCCCGACGATGCGGCTGCACAACAAAAACTCACGCTCCGAAATCGGCGACGGGCAGGACAAGGCCACGGCACGAATGGCCGACGACTTCGACGTGCCGACCGACTTTGACGATTGGCTGTACCTCGCCCAGGTCATGCAGGCCCGCGCGCTGCAGATCGGCGTCGGCTGGTTTCGCTCGCTGTACCCCTGGAACAACGGGGCACTCATCTGGCAGCTCAACGACTGCTGGCCTTGCTCGAGTTGGGCGATGATCGACGGCGACGGCCGGGCCAAGCCGATCCTGCACGCCGCCCGTCGTTTCTTCGCGCCCCGCGTGGTCAACCTCGGCCCACGCCGCCCTACAGCGATCGGCGGCTGGGATCAAGACCCCGGTCCGCTGCGGGCGTACCTCCACAACGACCACGCGGAAGCCTGGTCGGCGATCCTGCGTCTCCGGCAAATGAACTACGCCGGGCAGACGCTCGCCGAGCACACACAGTCGGTCACCATCCCGCCTCGCGCGGCGGCGAATGTAAACATGCCCGACGGCTGGTCACACGATCCCGCGACCTTCATGGTCGCCGAAGCCGAAGGTGGCGAGCGGTCGTTTTGGTGGTTCACGCCAGACAAGCACGCCCCGATTCCGAGCCCGGCATTCGATACGGAAGTCGACGGGCTAAGCGTGACCGTCCGGGCCAAAACGTTGCTACGCGATGTCTGCCTATTCGTCGACCGTCTGGACCCCAATGCCGTCGCAAGCGATGCGTGCGTCACGCTGCTGCCGGGAGAATCGTTTACTTTCCG
- a CDS encoding beta-galactosidase, translated as MQPNRALGSQIWIEPDATAEQIDTLFAKAATSGLGMARLFLMWNWIEREPAVWDFGIWDQAFDAAERHDIRIKATLTANSGPWHVGTPAVQHTHTGFLTDDHLAHARTYVEKCVSRFADHPALAQWVLWNEPVDEAFGGEAYLAFWRKWLRTRYANDITALNRRWQCGFDDFAQVPYFAEVAHPAHRRSHWLVHRIGFDELACRADWLVQELRWVVEVVRAHDPSTPLCVNPTAIHANQPAMGTNLSAMTDMVDALGASFHPAWHFTFAPRHDFTALIHACVRHLTHIDGIRAVEVTELQTGNTYESSNRPCDVTPGEIVRWHLAAFAGGATSVTGWCFNARAQDFEAGDWGLLDDADEPSVRSEAVADLRQRLDRIVAKTGDWTPATPTLWIAVSNASQQRDAVREMNNTSSVAGRKVDDPAHAAAHLATIAAQLGVAASIAQLDVILARATKGQTVILPHVSVLTADESKALLGLVRSGVHVICDGLTGRYDRDALLHKRWPVGWTDAAGLRCVGLSTNFAHYPLVDLADRPAGIAAASRAVVDASDEWERSTDLRFAGDNSPVFLSRELGQGRLTFGRLLLAATLVHDADTHPHFRAWLAKQLPPADVRPLPAKAGVLALPVNCEHGRLTVILAENDDDVTLAVPAGTDHHDLWSDRPLGRATHGELRVRPESGVSLLWSA; from the coding sequence ATGCAACCCAACCGCGCACTTGGCTCGCAGATCTGGATCGAGCCCGACGCCACCGCCGAGCAGATCGACACGCTGTTTGCCAAAGCCGCAACGAGCGGGCTTGGCATGGCGCGACTATTTCTCATGTGGAACTGGATCGAGCGCGAGCCGGCCGTGTGGGACTTCGGCATCTGGGATCAAGCCTTCGACGCGGCCGAACGTCACGACATTCGGATCAAGGCCACGCTCACCGCCAACAGCGGGCCGTGGCACGTCGGCACGCCGGCCGTGCAACACACCCACACCGGCTTCCTCACCGACGACCATCTCGCTCACGCACGGACCTACGTCGAGAAATGTGTTTCCCGATTCGCGGATCATCCCGCGCTCGCCCAGTGGGTGTTGTGGAACGAGCCGGTCGATGAAGCGTTCGGCGGCGAGGCGTATCTCGCGTTCTGGCGAAAGTGGCTGCGAACACGCTACGCCAACGATATCACCGCACTGAATCGTCGCTGGCAGTGCGGCTTCGACGACTTCGCGCAGGTGCCCTACTTCGCCGAGGTCGCTCATCCCGCCCACCGGCGGAGCCACTGGCTCGTCCATCGCATCGGCTTCGATGAGCTCGCATGCCGCGCCGATTGGCTCGTCCAGGAACTGCGCTGGGTTGTCGAAGTGGTGCGGGCGCACGACCCGTCGACACCGCTTTGCGTCAACCCGACCGCAATCCACGCCAACCAACCGGCGATGGGGACGAACCTCTCGGCAATGACCGACATGGTCGATGCCCTCGGGGCGAGTTTTCACCCGGCGTGGCATTTCACCTTCGCCCCGCGCCACGACTTCACGGCGCTCATCCACGCCTGCGTGCGCCATCTTACACACATCGACGGCATCCGCGCGGTCGAGGTCACGGAACTTCAAACCGGCAACACTTACGAGTCATCGAACCGACCGTGCGACGTGACGCCGGGCGAGATCGTCCGTTGGCACCTGGCCGCCTTCGCTGGTGGCGCGACGAGTGTGACGGGCTGGTGTTTCAACGCGCGAGCCCAGGACTTCGAGGCCGGCGACTGGGGGCTGCTCGACGACGCGGACGAGCCGAGCGTGCGGAGCGAAGCCGTCGCCGACCTACGCCAACGGCTCGATCGCATTGTCGCCAAAACGGGGGACTGGACACCGGCCACGCCGACGCTGTGGATCGCGGTCAGCAACGCGAGCCAACAACGCGATGCGGTCCGCGAGATGAACAACACGTCGTCCGTCGCCGGCCGGAAGGTGGACGACCCGGCCCACGCCGCAGCCCATCTCGCGACGATCGCCGCACAGCTAGGCGTTGCCGCATCGATCGCCCAACTCGACGTCATTCTCGCACGCGCCACCAAGGGGCAGACGGTCATCCTCCCGCACGTCTCCGTCCTCACGGCTGACGAATCGAAAGCGCTGCTCGGACTGGTACGGTCCGGCGTGCACGTGATCTGTGACGGGCTGACGGGGCGATACGACCGGGACGCCCTCCTGCACAAGCGTTGGCCGGTCGGCTGGACCGATGCCGCCGGCTTGCGTTGTGTCGGGCTTTCCACGAATTTCGCGCACTACCCCTTGGTGGATCTGGCCGACCGACCAGCGGGGATCGCCGCCGCGTCACGGGCGGTGGTCGATGCGTCGGACGAGTGGGAAAGATCGACGGACCTGCGGTTTGCCGGGGACAACTCGCCGGTGTTTCTCTCGCGCGAACTCGGGCAAGGCCGACTCACGTTCGGCCGATTGCTGCTTGCCGCCACGCTCGTGCATGACGCCGACACGCATCCGCACTTCCGGGCCTGGCTCGCCAAACAACTCCCACCGGCCGATGTGCGGCCGCTGCCTGCAAAGGCCGGGGTGTTGGCACTGCCCGTCAACTGCGAGCACGGCCGCCTCACGGTAATCCTCGCGGAGAACGACGATGACGTCACGCTCGCCGTGCCGGCCGGTACCGACCACCACGATCTTTGGTCGGACCGCCCTCTCGGCCGGGCAACGCACGGCGAGCTACGGGTGCGCCCGGAAAGCGGTGTGAGCCTGCTGTGGTCGGCGTGA
- a CDS encoding class I mannose-6-phosphate isomerase: MISTALPPGRRPNYDKQPVIPTTGSLACGWDDITGVLDKGGSLCVDCYDGVDESSVLGALTERIAFDNVVHTAELLRPTAEIDALLAPFLGGDDPIFGFLRALPLSSFFDPDKLGAVRSDGRTLVIGVGAALIGGDLLVLADMPRWEIQQRQRAGRVGNLGADNAGTPANLLYKRSFFVDWRTLDAHKRPLLERADFFLDTTTDTPKLAAGSDVRRSLASATTRPFRVVPFFDPGPWGGQWMREVCELPDGPPNYAWCFDCVPEENSLMLAFDDGRMELPSLDLLFRHPRELLGDPVHARFGDEFPIRFDFLDTMDGGNLSLQIHPLTEYIQQHFGMHYTQDESYYLLDAADDGACYLGVKAGVDPQEFRAALETAQAGGAPFDAERFVNIVPAKPHDHFLIPAGTVHCSGKNTMVLEISATPYIFTFKLWDWGRLGLDGKPRPINIDCGMANIDFGRDTAFCERELINVVEPVAEGDGWREERTGLHRREFIETRRHWFAQSVEHDTGGVETGGVHVLNLVKGDAAVVESPTGAFEPFEVHYAETWIVPAAVGRYVVRPLGEGEHATLKAYVR; the protein is encoded by the coding sequence ATGATCTCGACCGCACTCCCGCCGGGGCGCCGGCCCAACTACGACAAACAACCCGTCATCCCGACGACCGGCTCCCTCGCATGTGGGTGGGACGACATTACTGGTGTGCTCGACAAGGGGGGCTCACTGTGCGTCGACTGCTACGACGGTGTTGACGAATCGTCGGTGCTTGGCGCGCTGACCGAGCGTATCGCGTTCGACAACGTTGTTCACACCGCCGAACTGCTCCGGCCGACGGCAGAGATCGACGCGCTGCTCGCGCCGTTCCTCGGCGGAGACGATCCCATCTTCGGCTTCCTGCGTGCCTTGCCTTTGTCCTCGTTCTTCGATCCCGACAAGCTCGGCGCGGTTCGGAGCGACGGGCGGACCTTGGTCATCGGTGTCGGCGCGGCGTTGATCGGCGGTGATCTGTTGGTCCTTGCCGATATGCCCCGCTGGGAGATTCAGCAGCGGCAACGCGCTGGACGGGTGGGCAACCTCGGTGCCGACAACGCCGGCACCCCGGCCAACCTGCTGTACAAGCGTTCATTCTTCGTGGACTGGCGGACGCTCGACGCACACAAACGGCCTTTGCTCGAGCGGGCCGACTTCTTCCTGGACACGACGACCGACACACCCAAACTCGCGGCCGGGTCGGACGTTCGGCGTTCGCTGGCGTCGGCGACGACGCGACCGTTCCGGGTCGTGCCGTTTTTCGACCCAGGTCCGTGGGGCGGGCAGTGGATGCGCGAGGTGTGTGAGTTGCCCGATGGGCCGCCGAACTACGCGTGGTGCTTCGATTGCGTGCCCGAGGAAAACTCGCTAATGCTCGCGTTCGATGATGGCCGCATGGAGTTGCCGAGTCTGGACCTGCTGTTTCGTCATCCGCGGGAACTGCTCGGCGATCCGGTCCATGCACGGTTCGGTGATGAGTTTCCCATCCGCTTCGACTTCCTCGACACGATGGACGGCGGGAACCTCAGCCTGCAGATCCACCCGCTCACCGAATACATCCAGCAGCATTTCGGCATGCACTACACGCAGGACGAGAGCTACTACCTGCTCGATGCCGCGGATGACGGGGCGTGCTACCTCGGGGTGAAAGCGGGCGTCGATCCGCAAGAATTCCGGGCGGCACTCGAGACGGCACAGGCGGGCGGTGCGCCGTTCGATGCCGAACGCTTCGTCAACATCGTACCGGCCAAGCCGCACGATCACTTTCTGATCCCAGCCGGAACGGTGCATTGCAGTGGGAAGAACACGATGGTCCTCGAGATCAGCGCGACCCCATACATCTTCACGTTCAAGCTTTGGGACTGGGGTCGGCTTGGTCTCGACGGTAAGCCGCGCCCGATCAACATTGACTGCGGGATGGCCAACATCGACTTCGGCCGCGACACGGCGTTCTGCGAGCGTGAGTTGATCAACGTCGTGGAACCCGTGGCCGAGGGTGACGGCTGGCGCGAGGAGCGGACCGGGCTACACCGGCGAGAGTTCATCGAGACGCGCCGGCACTGGTTCGCCCAGTCTGTTGAACACGACACCGGTGGCGTCGAAACCGGCGGGGTCCATGTGCTCAACCTCGTGAAGGGCGACGCGGCCGTGGTGGAATCACCGACCGGGGCTTTCGAGCCGTTCGAAGTGCATTACGCCGAGACGTGGATCGTTCCCGCGGCGGTGGGACGTTATGTCGTCCGGCCGCTTGGTGAAGGCGAACACGCGACCTTGAAGGCGTATGTGCGCTAG
- a CDS encoding sulfatase, with protein sequence MNVPQAPNILYLHSHDTGQFIAPYGHDVPTPALSKLAADGVLYRNAWCVSPTCSPSRAGLLTGQYPHECGQFGLGNRGFPLAHPERHLVHTLRKAGYFSALLGVQHLVPDERDLGYDFVRDALVGHTMDHRNEPIESPAVAESACAWLREHGNMDRPWFLDAGMVQTHALSWGSMTEAQRPTPDEIEHSFPPALIPPGAYAKEHWAHHRKSAAILDAGIGRILETLDNMGLTERTLVVYTTDHGLGVPRGKCTLNDAGLSVGMMLRGPGFDGGKVIDQHVSHLDLAPTFCALAGIDPEPWYQGRSLLDPTTERLHFSEINHHGHHQPERSVRDERWRLVRRWWSEDRPYLYNADPTPARRAWAELDPAPVAFETSNLPELHDALYDCAIDPYQTCNLVDDPRVAEVHDRLSNALDSWMHDTGDILPAAHAFNPDTHSCLGST encoded by the coding sequence ATGAACGTGCCTCAAGCCCCGAACATTCTCTACCTGCATTCGCACGACACGGGGCAGTTCATCGCGCCTTACGGACATGACGTGCCCACGCCCGCCTTGTCGAAGCTGGCGGCCGACGGGGTGCTGTACCGAAACGCCTGGTGCGTGAGCCCGACATGTTCGCCCAGTCGAGCCGGGTTACTCACGGGCCAATACCCCCACGAGTGTGGCCAGTTCGGCCTCGGTAATCGCGGCTTTCCGCTCGCGCATCCCGAGCGTCACCTCGTCCACACGCTCCGCAAGGCTGGATACTTCAGTGCGCTGCTGGGGGTGCAACACCTTGTTCCCGATGAGCGTGATCTCGGTTACGACTTCGTCCGCGACGCGTTGGTGGGTCACACGATGGATCACCGCAACGAGCCGATCGAATCGCCCGCGGTGGCGGAGTCCGCATGTGCCTGGCTGCGCGAGCACGGCAACATGGACCGGCCATGGTTCCTCGACGCGGGCATGGTTCAGACGCACGCGTTGTCGTGGGGTTCGATGACCGAAGCGCAGCGACCAACGCCTGACGAAATCGAGCACAGCTTCCCGCCGGCGCTGATCCCGCCCGGGGCTTATGCGAAAGAACACTGGGCACACCACCGCAAGTCCGCCGCCATCCTCGACGCGGGCATCGGACGGATTCTTGAGACGCTCGACAACATGGGATTGACCGAGCGCACGCTGGTGGTCTACACGACCGACCACGGCCTGGGCGTCCCCCGTGGCAAATGCACGCTCAACGATGCCGGGCTTTCGGTCGGAATGATGTTGCGCGGCCCAGGCTTCGACGGCGGCAAAGTGATTGATCAGCACGTCAGTCACCTCGACCTCGCCCCGACTTTCTGCGCGTTGGCAGGGATCGATCCCGAGCCGTGGTACCAGGGCAGATCGCTACTCGATCCGACCACCGAACGCCTGCACTTCAGCGAGATCAATCACCACGGCCACCACCAGCCCGAACGTTCAGTTCGCGACGAGCGTTGGCGGTTGGTGCGACGCTGGTGGTCCGAGGACCGGCCTTACCTGTACAACGCCGACCCGACCCCGGCCCGTCGCGCGTGGGCCGAGCTTGATCCCGCACCCGTCGCGTTCGAAACGAGTAACCTGCCCGAACTTCATGACGCGCTGTACGACTGCGCGATCGACCCGTATCAGACTTGCAACCTCGTCGATGACCCGCGCGTCGCCGAAGTTCACGACCGACTCTCCAACGCCCTCGACTCTTGGATGCACGACACCGGCGACATTCTGCCGGCCGCTCATGCCTTCAACCCCGACACTCACTCCTGCCTGGGTTCCACTTGA
- a CDS encoding ROK family protein, whose translation MALLVGDLGGTRIKAGIIDTRAATVLDQAVFDAHADQTIQTALERLLETWAGLRGFDTATAIGLCLPSIVHQNRVADDRFGKFPGSSKLDIPAWLRDRCGLPSVLENYARAAAIGEWKFGAARGVDDVVMMTLGTGIGTSAIINGMPLRGVNGQAGILGGHIAVGAEGAACVCGNIGCAETIVGSRVLHGQARQLPGFGESALRDVEAIDYAAVFRHADSDELARVLRDRALDIWATLAVTFVHCYDPTCLVIGGGIMRSADVILPHVRSRLARNASTRGNPVKVAAAELGDAAALFGLAHLASQHSPDSTS comes from the coding sequence ATGGCACTTTTGGTCGGTGATCTCGGGGGTACGCGAATCAAAGCCGGCATCATCGATACCCGCGCTGCCACCGTCTTAGACCAGGCCGTTTTCGACGCACACGCGGACCAAACGATACAGACCGCGCTGGAGCGATTGCTGGAAACCTGGGCTGGGCTTCGCGGCTTCGACACGGCGACCGCGATCGGCTTGTGCCTGCCGAGCATCGTCCACCAGAATCGTGTCGCGGATGATCGGTTCGGCAAGTTCCCCGGCAGCAGCAAGCTCGACATTCCCGCGTGGCTGCGAGATCGGTGTGGCCTGCCCTCGGTGTTGGAGAATTACGCCCGTGCGGCGGCGATCGGCGAGTGGAAGTTCGGTGCGGCTCGCGGCGTGGACGACGTCGTCATGATGACGCTCGGCACCGGCATCGGCACATCGGCGATCATCAACGGCATGCCGCTGCGTGGCGTGAACGGACAGGCGGGCATTCTCGGCGGACACATCGCCGTCGGGGCAGAGGGCGCTGCGTGCGTGTGCGGCAACATCGGCTGCGCCGAGACGATCGTCGGCTCGCGCGTGCTGCACGGTCAGGCGCGACAACTTCCCGGCTTCGGGGAGAGCGCTTTGCGAGATGTCGAAGCGATCGACTATGCGGCGGTGTTCAGGCATGCCGATTCCGACGAACTCGCCCGCGTTCTTCGTGATCGGGCGCTGGACATCTGGGCGACACTCGCCGTCACGTTCGTGCATTGCTATGACCCGACGTGCCTGGTCATCGGCGGTGGTATCATGCGCAGCGCGGACGTGATTCTGCCTCATGTCCGAAGCCGTCTCGCACGAAACGCATCAACGCGCGGCAATCCGGTCAAAGTCGCCGCCGCCGAACTGGGTGACGCTGCCGCATTGTTCGGACTCGCCCATCTCGCTTCTCAGCACTCTCCCGACAGCACATCATGA